One window of Oncorhynchus masou masou isolate Uvic2021 chromosome 33, UVic_Omas_1.1, whole genome shotgun sequence genomic DNA carries:
- the LOC135527977 gene encoding haloacid dehalogenase-like hydrolase domain-containing 5 translates to MRGLLPFYRALNALCNRQVRRRAGFAGSECGFSGIVSISKPQPCFGLLFDIDGVLVRGKIPIPAAKKAFQKLVNSQGQFVVPVVFVTNAGNCMRQMKADQLSHILGVPITMDQVMMSHSPLRMFKKYHDKCVLVSGQGPVLDIAKNLGFQNVVSIDMLRESFPLLDMVDHNRRPKLPSSPIANLPTVEAVILFGEPIRWETNLQLIIDILLTNGNLSGAHQTQKLPHLPLLACNMDLMWMAEAQSPRFGHGTFLVCLENIYKKITGKEVKYKALMGKPSELTYHFAEYLIRGQAVERNWTQPITSLYAIGDNLMTDIYGANLYSCYLKERNRRKNSKAVAKMATGTGSNAPLPQDNDHVENAWESELAPPSATSCKSILVCTGVYNPHTEVPTYANKCIKETVFHGHRDFRFDPALVEPGHIVQDVADAVELIFEQEKFVPQ, encoded by the exons ATGAGGGGACTCCTGCCGTTTTACCGAGCTCTGAACGCCCTGTGTAACCGACAAGTCAGGCGAAGAGCTGGATTTGCCGGTTCTGAGTGCGGGTTTAGCGGAATCGTGTCTATTAGCAAG CCACAGCCATGCTTTGGCCTGCTGTTTGACATCGATGGTGTGCTTGTCCGGGGAAAGATACCCATCCCTGCTGCAAAAAAGGCTTTCCAAAAACTGGTCAACTCCCAGGGACAATTTGTGGTACCAGTTGTTTTTGTCACCAACGCAGGGAATTGTATGCGGCAGATGAAAGCAGACCAGCTCTCGCACATCCTGGGAGTGCCT ATCACCATGGACCAGGTGATGATGTCACACAGTCCACTGAGGATGTTCAAGAAATACCATGACAAGTGTGTTCTGGTGTCAGGACAAGGGCCCGTCCTGGATATTGCCAAAAA CTTGGGCTTCCAGAATGTGGTCAGTATCGACATGTTGAGAGAATCCTTTCCTCTGCTGGACATGGTGGACCACAACAGACGGCCCAAACTGCCG TCCAGTCCTATTGCCAACCTTCCCACAGTAGAAG CGGTTATTCTGTTTGGGGAGCCCATCCGATGGGAGACCAACCTCCAGCTGATAATTGATATCCTTCTGACCAATGGGAACCTGAGCGGAGCCCACCAGACCCAAAAGCTtccccacctccccctgctgGCCTGCAACATGGAtctcatgtggatggctgaggCCCAGTCTCCACG GTTTGGTCATGGGACATTCCTGGTGTGCCTGGAGAACATCTACAAGAAGATAACGGGTAAAGAGGTGAAGTACAAAGCTCTGATGGGGAAGCCCAGTGAACTGACCTACCACTTTGCTGAGTACCTCATCAGAGGCCAGGCTGTGGAGAGAAATTGGACACAGCCCATCACCTCCCTCTATGCTATTGG GGATAACCTGATGACTGACATCTATGGGGCCAACCTCTACAGTTGTTACCtgaaggagaggaacaggaggaagaaCTCCAAAGCTGTCGCCAAGATGGCCACTGGCACTGGCTCTAATGCACCCCTTCCCCAGGACAATGACCACGTAGAGAACGCCTGGGAGAGCGAGCTGGCACCCCCCTCCGCCACCTCCTGCAAGTCCATCCTGGTGTGTACTGGGGTGTACAACCCCCACACGGAGGTGCCCACTTATGCCAACAAGTGCATCAAGGAGACTGTGTTTCACGGGCATCGCGACTTCCGCTTTGACCCGGCGTTGGTAGAACCCGGGCACATCGTGCAGGATGTGGCTGACGCCGTGGAGCTTATCTTTGAGCAGGAGAAGTTTGTGCCTCAGTAA
- the LOC135527978 gene encoding CCHC-type zinc finger nucleic acid binding protein-like, with the protein MEMSSSSECFRCGRPGHWIKNCPEAGSGGRGRGRGRGRGKDLFCYRCGEQGHIARDCEQTEDACYNCHRSGHISRDCKEPKKEREQCCYSCGKAGHVARDCDHANEQKCYSCGGFGHIQKLCDKVKCYRCGEIGHVAVQCSKASEVNCYKCGNTGHLAKECTIEATA; encoded by the exons ATGgagatgagcagcagcagtgagtgCTTTCGATGTGGCCGTCCTGGGCATTGGATCAAGAACTGTCCTGAAGCTGGGAGTGGGGGGCGTGGCCGCGGCAGgggcagaggaagaggaaagg ATCTGTTCTGCTATCGTTGTGGAGAGCAAGGTCACATTGCCAGGGACTGTGAACAGACTGAGGATG CCTGCTACAACTGCCACAGGAGTGGTCATATTTCCCGGGACTGCAAGGAGCCCAAAAAGGAGAGGGAGCAGTGCTGCTACAGCTGTGGCAAGGCTGGCCACGTGGCCCGTGACTGTGACCATGCCAACGAGCAGAAGTGCTATTCCTGCGGTGGCTTTGGTCACATCCAGAAACTCTGCGATAAAGTCAAATGTTACAG gtgtgGTGAGATTGGCCATGTTGCTGTGCAGTGCAGCAAAGCCAGTGAGGTGAACTGCTACAAATGCGGCAACACCGGCCACCTGGCGAAAGAGTGCACCATCGAAGCCACCGCATAA